A single genomic interval of Oncorhynchus gorbuscha isolate QuinsamMale2020 ecotype Even-year linkage group LG25, OgorEven_v1.0, whole genome shotgun sequence harbors:
- the LOC124014193 gene encoding interleukin-15 receptor subunit alpha-like isoform X3 — MRLRLLSLLLIVKVCRLNTVSPDVCPPPSHWNLTKPLNTRDSYKENESLRYQCVDGYVRKAGTSNLTKCKRIGQVLQWTLPTLTCIPDPSIPTTIEHLVTETQEVITTVTVTTTIISDITSVPVDKSSAVTSVPTKTVSPSESYCVPNRTPTSSEDPGVDGSTGKNSATAIYAGVGGVIVTILLVAAFGVLMFWRRKRMQRLDLSPTPDEIMQMNVVT; from the exons ATGCGGCTGCgtcttctttccctccttcttaTCGTCAAAGTGTGTCGACTCAATACTGTCAGTCCAG ACGTGTGCCCACCTCCGTCTCATTGGAATCTCACCAAGCCCCTGAACACGAGGGATAGTTATAAAGAAAACGAATCTCTGCGCTACCAGTGTGTGGATGGCTATGTGAGGAAGGCGGGAACCTCCAATCTCACCAAGTGCAAACGGATTGGTCAGGTTCTTCAGTGGACACTCCCAACACTGACATGCATAC CTGACCCATCCATTCCAACTACGATAGAAC ATTTGGTCACAGAGACCCAAGAGGTCATTACTACGGTTACAGTgacaaccaccatcatcagtgACATCACATCAGTGCCAGTGGATAAGTCCAGTGCAGTGACCTCTGTCCCCACGAAGACTGTTTCTCCATCAGAGAGTTACTGTGTCCCCAACAGAACCCCAACCTCCAGTGAGGATCCAGGTGTCG atGGAAGCACTGGGAAGAATTCTGCTACAGCCATATATGCGG GTGTAGGTGGTGTGATAGTAACCATCTTGCTGGTTGCAGCGTTTGGAGTACTAATGTTTTGGAGAAGGAAACG GATGCAGCGGCTTGATCTGTCGCCAACACCAGACGAAATTATGCAAATGAATGTTGTGACTTGA
- the LOC124014193 gene encoding interleukin-15 receptor subunit alpha-like isoform X1, with the protein MRLRLLSLLLIVKVCRLNTVSPDVCPPPSHWNLTKPLNTRDSYKENESLRYQCVDGYVRKAGTSNLTKCKRIGQVLQWTLPTLTCIPDPSIPTTIEPSTTHKTTQFPTTHLSVPTERVSPRPITLSSLLSQTLHLVTETQEVITTVTVTTTIISDITSVPVDKSSAVTSVPTKTVSPSESYCVPNRTPTSSEDPGVDGSTGKNSATAIYAGVGGVIVTILLVAAFGVLMFWRRKRMQRLDLSPTPDEIMQMNVVT; encoded by the exons ATGCGGCTGCgtcttctttccctccttcttaTCGTCAAAGTGTGTCGACTCAATACTGTCAGTCCAG ACGTGTGCCCACCTCCGTCTCATTGGAATCTCACCAAGCCCCTGAACACGAGGGATAGTTATAAAGAAAACGAATCTCTGCGCTACCAGTGTGTGGATGGCTATGTGAGGAAGGCGGGAACCTCCAATCTCACCAAGTGCAAACGGATTGGTCAGGTTCTTCAGTGGACACTCCCAACACTGACATGCATAC CTGACCCATCCATTCCAACTACGATAGAAC CTTCAACAACCCACAAGACAACTCAATTTCCTACAACGCACCTCTCAGTGCCCACAGAGAGAGTTAGCCCAAGACCAATCACTCTCAGTTCACTTTTATCTCAAACACTGC ATTTGGTCACAGAGACCCAAGAGGTCATTACTACGGTTACAGTgacaaccaccatcatcagtgACATCACATCAGTGCCAGTGGATAAGTCCAGTGCAGTGACCTCTGTCCCCACGAAGACTGTTTCTCCATCAGAGAGTTACTGTGTCCCCAACAGAACCCCAACCTCCAGTGAGGATCCAGGTGTCG atGGAAGCACTGGGAAGAATTCTGCTACAGCCATATATGCGG GTGTAGGTGGTGTGATAGTAACCATCTTGCTGGTTGCAGCGTTTGGAGTACTAATGTTTTGGAGAAGGAAACG GATGCAGCGGCTTGATCTGTCGCCAACACCAGACGAAATTATGCAAATGAATGTTGTGACTTGA
- the LOC124014193 gene encoding complement decay-accelerating factor-like isoform X2: MRLRLLSLLLIVKVCRLNTVSPDVCPPPSHWNLTKPLNTRDSYKENESLRYQCVDGYVRKAGTSNLTKCKRIGQVLQWTLPTLTCIPSTTHKTTQFPTTHLSVPTERVSPRPITLSSLLSQTLHLVTETQEVITTVTVTTTIISDITSVPVDKSSAVTSVPTKTVSPSESYCVPNRTPTSSEDPGVDGSTGKNSATAIYAGVGGVIVTILLVAAFGVLMFWRRKRMQRLDLSPTPDEIMQMNVVT; this comes from the exons ATGCGGCTGCgtcttctttccctccttcttaTCGTCAAAGTGTGTCGACTCAATACTGTCAGTCCAG ACGTGTGCCCACCTCCGTCTCATTGGAATCTCACCAAGCCCCTGAACACGAGGGATAGTTATAAAGAAAACGAATCTCTGCGCTACCAGTGTGTGGATGGCTATGTGAGGAAGGCGGGAACCTCCAATCTCACCAAGTGCAAACGGATTGGTCAGGTTCTTCAGTGGACACTCCCAACACTGACATGCATAC CTTCAACAACCCACAAGACAACTCAATTTCCTACAACGCACCTCTCAGTGCCCACAGAGAGAGTTAGCCCAAGACCAATCACTCTCAGTTCACTTTTATCTCAAACACTGC ATTTGGTCACAGAGACCCAAGAGGTCATTACTACGGTTACAGTgacaaccaccatcatcagtgACATCACATCAGTGCCAGTGGATAAGTCCAGTGCAGTGACCTCTGTCCCCACGAAGACTGTTTCTCCATCAGAGAGTTACTGTGTCCCCAACAGAACCCCAACCTCCAGTGAGGATCCAGGTGTCG atGGAAGCACTGGGAAGAATTCTGCTACAGCCATATATGCGG GTGTAGGTGGTGTGATAGTAACCATCTTGCTGGTTGCAGCGTTTGGAGTACTAATGTTTTGGAGAAGGAAACG GATGCAGCGGCTTGATCTGTCGCCAACACCAGACGAAATTATGCAAATGAATGTTGTGACTTGA